One window of the Dehalococcoidia bacterium genome contains the following:
- a CDS encoding mannose-1-phosphate guanyltransferase gives MKAVVMAGGEGSRLRPLTIGRPKPMVQVVNRPCIEHILLLLKRHGITEVIVTLQYLAEQIQDYFGDGSGLGLQITYSIEEAPLGTAGSVGLARDQLTETFLVISGDALTDFDIGKIIAYHREKRAEATLTLYNVPNPLEYGVVIINESGAIRQFLEKPSWGEVFSDTVNTGIYVLEPSIFEFIPPNRPVDFSAEVFPRMLAEGRPLFGYVSSGYWCDIGNIPEYHRASGDLLAGRVNVGPIGIKHPQLPDVYLESEDVDIAPDALISGPVYIGADCQIKSGAVIYGPSVIRAGTVVDVGAQVDRSIIWRGAYIGERAEVRGAIICRQVTLKAKAMIFEGAVIGDNTVVGESAIIQPGVKIWPDKEIEAGATVSTSIIWGSQGRKNLFSRYGISGLVNIDLTPEFAAKLGAAYGATLPKGSSVIMSRDPHHTPRMIKRALIAGVPSAGVDVIDVKSVPIPVVRYITRVTDAIGGVHVRLSPYDTRIVDIKLFDANGLDIDKAFERKIENTFFREDFRRTYLDEIGRIMEAPQLVERYIEGYRRSLDLFSTPPAEATTIVVDYAHATASNILPVLFSQLGLNVVSLNASIDETKLARSPQEFDEAMRQLAAITAALRANMGVRLEPGGEKIYVVDDTGEVIDGALLAALVASMVLEQNPGATIAVPVSAPRIFDDLADRYGGTVIRTKVSQQALMAAAVRHAPAFVADLEGGLIFPAFSPAMDGLYAVLKLVELLSRSRRRLATLARSFPPFYLMRRQVRCPWEAKGRVMRLLNEQFRDRQTHQVDGVKVDLGREWVLILPDPDRPLFHVIAESNSSEGAQALLDKYAGLVAGLQGER, from the coding sequence ATGAAAGCCGTCGTCATGGCCGGGGGGGAAGGCTCCCGTCTTCGCCCGCTTACGATCGGTCGACCAAAGCCGATGGTGCAGGTGGTTAACCGCCCCTGCATCGAACATATTTTGCTCCTGCTCAAGCGGCATGGCATCACCGAGGTGATCGTGACGCTGCAGTATCTGGCAGAGCAGATCCAGGATTATTTCGGCGATGGCAGTGGCCTTGGCCTGCAGATTACGTATAGCATTGAAGAAGCGCCGCTCGGTACAGCGGGATCGGTCGGCCTTGCCCGCGATCAGCTGACAGAAACGTTTCTCGTTATCAGCGGCGATGCGCTTACCGATTTCGATATCGGCAAGATTATCGCCTATCATCGCGAGAAGCGCGCTGAAGCGACGCTCACTCTCTACAACGTGCCGAATCCGCTTGAATACGGCGTGGTCATCATTAATGAGAGCGGAGCAATTCGTCAATTTCTAGAGAAGCCTAGCTGGGGCGAGGTCTTTTCCGACACGGTCAACACGGGAATTTACGTCCTCGAACCCTCAATCTTTGAGTTCATTCCGCCCAACCGCCCGGTCGACTTTAGCGCAGAAGTTTTCCCTCGTATGTTGGCCGAGGGGCGACCGCTCTTCGGCTATGTCTCTAGCGGGTATTGGTGCGATATCGGCAACATCCCGGAATATCATCGAGCATCCGGTGATCTGCTCGCCGGTAGGGTGAATGTCGGGCCGATCGGGATCAAGCATCCACAGCTGCCAGATGTCTACCTCGAAAGCGAGGATGTCGATATTGCTCCGGATGCGCTGATTAGCGGTCCTGTCTACATCGGCGCGGACTGCCAGATCAAGAGCGGAGCGGTTATTTACGGGCCGAGTGTCATCCGCGCCGGCACCGTGGTTGATGTCGGCGCCCAAGTCGACCGGAGCATTATCTGGCGAGGCGCCTACATCGGCGAGCGGGCAGAAGTGCGCGGAGCGATCATCTGCCGACAGGTCACGCTGAAAGCGAAGGCGATGATCTTCGAAGGGGCGGTGATCGGCGACAACACGGTGGTCGGTGAGAGCGCGATCATCCAGCCGGGCGTCAAGATCTGGCCCGATAAAGAGATTGAGGCGGGAGCAACCGTCTCCACGAGCATCATTTGGGGGTCGCAGGGGCGAAAGAACCTGTTCAGCCGCTACGGTATCTCCGGCTTGGTCAATATCGACCTCACCCCCGAATTCGCTGCTAAGCTGGGGGCGGCCTACGGCGCAACGCTTCCGAAAGGCTCATCCGTCATCATGAGCCGCGATCCCCATCACACGCCGCGGATGATCAAGCGGGCACTCATCGCCGGCGTCCCCTCGGCGGGAGTCGATGTCATCGACGTCAAGAGCGTCCCGATCCCGGTGGTGCGGTATATCACCCGCGTTACCGACGCGATCGGCGGCGTCCACGTGCGGCTCTCGCCGTATGACACCCGGATTGTCGATATCAAACTGTTCGATGCCAACGGCCTTGATATCGACAAGGCGTTCGAGCGGAAGATAGAAAACACCTTCTTCCGCGAGGATTTCCGCCGGACGTATCTCGATGAGATCGGGCGGATCATGGAGGCGCCGCAACTCGTTGAGCGCTATATTGAGGGATATCGGCGCTCGCTCGACCTGTTCTCTACTCCCCCCGCCGAAGCAACGACAATCGTCGTCGACTATGCGCACGCTACCGCCTCGAACATTCTTCCGGTCCTGTTCAGCCAGTTGGGGCTGAATGTCGTCAGCCTCAATGCATCCATCGACGAGACGAAGCTGGCGCGGTCGCCGCAGGAGTTTGATGAGGCGATGCGGCAGCTGGCGGCCATTACGGCTGCGCTGCGGGCGAATATGGGCGTCCGTCTTGAGCCGGGCGGCGAGAAGATCTATGTCGTAGATGACACGGGAGAGGTGATCGACGGCGCCCTGCTTGCGGCCTTAGTCGCCTCGATGGTGCTCGAGCAAAATCCCGGCGCGACGATCGCGGTTCCTGTCTCGGCGCCGCGGATCTTTGATGACCTCGCCGACCGCTACGGCGGCACGGTGATCCGAACGAAAGTGAGCCAACAGGCGCTAATGGCGGCGGCGGTCCGGCATGCCCCCGCGTTTGTGGCCGACCTCGAAGGGGGGCTGATCTTCCCGGCGTTCAGCCCCGCGATGGACGGCCTGTATGCCGTGCTCAAGCTCGTCGAACTCCTCTCACGGTCGCGCCGGCGATTGGCCACCCTCGCCCGCTCGTTCCCGCCCTTCTACCTGATGCGCCGGCAGGTACGCTGTCCGTGGGAG
- a CDS encoding CCA tRNA nucleotidyltransferase encodes MESDELIDRLTAAFEAAGRRLYLVGGSVRDRLLGRPSPDLDFTTDAPPDEVQRIARTVRPDAIFGVGAKFGTIGLAFGERLVEITTFRSEVYQPRSRHPQVTFGTSLEGDLARRDFTINAMACRGVPQREEEVIDPFGGLADLRAGIIRAVGNPAERFDEDPLRMLRAVRLAAQLGFRIEQGTEQAIRRSAPALADISKERIGAEFTKILVAPHPAHGIRLCVELGLMVNIIPELLEMLQMPPVKGYKDVFRHTLLVVERIPPEPLLRWSALLHDIAKPRTMSWEHGAVHFRGHERVGEEMATEILRRLRLDADFIRAVAKVVRLHVRANSYSSDWTDSALRRFIREAGEELPALIALCRADVTSARPARVEAARARADELEARVAELMAREDVAKLDSPLDGNELMAIFGRGPGRWIGEVKRYLLELVLDGTLAPDDKTRAEELARAFLAERDPAAAGAPESVPS; translated from the coding sequence ATGGAGAGTGATGAGCTGATTGACCGGCTTACAGCAGCATTCGAGGCGGCCGGGCGACGGCTCTATCTCGTCGGCGGGTCAGTGCGGGACCGGCTGCTTGGTCGTCCGAGCCCCGACCTCGACTTCACGACCGATGCCCCTCCGGACGAGGTCCAGCGTATTGCTCGAACCGTTCGGCCCGACGCGATCTTTGGGGTTGGGGCAAAGTTCGGCACGATCGGTCTCGCCTTCGGCGAGCGGCTGGTTGAAATTACCACCTTCCGCTCCGAGGTGTACCAGCCGCGTTCCCGTCATCCCCAGGTGACGTTTGGGACCTCGCTCGAAGGCGACCTTGCCCGGCGCGATTTCACCATCAATGCGATGGCGTGCCGCGGTGTGCCCCAACGAGAGGAGGAGGTGATCGACCCCTTCGGTGGGCTCGCCGACTTGCGCGCCGGCATCATCCGAGCGGTCGGCAACCCCGCCGAGCGGTTTGATGAAGACCCGCTGCGGATGCTGCGGGCAGTTCGGCTCGCAGCTCAGCTCGGCTTTCGGATCGAGCAGGGAACCGAACAAGCAATCCGCCGCTCCGCACCGGCTCTTGCTGATATCTCGAAGGAGCGGATTGGCGCCGAGTTTACCAAGATCCTCGTCGCTCCTCACCCCGCCCACGGGATCCGGCTGTGCGTCGAGTTGGGGCTGATGGTGAACATCATCCCCGAGCTTCTCGAAATGCTGCAGATGCCGCCCGTCAAAGGGTACAAAGACGTCTTTCGGCATACCCTTCTCGTCGTCGAGCGGATCCCCCCCGAGCCGCTCCTCCGCTGGTCAGCGCTGCTGCACGACATCGCCAAGCCGCGCACGATGAGCTGGGAGCACGGCGCCGTCCATTTTCGCGGCCATGAGCGCGTCGGTGAGGAGATGGCGACGGAAATCCTCCGCCGGCTGCGCCTCGATGCGGACTTCATCCGCGCAGTGGCAAAAGTGGTGCGTCTTCATGTCCGTGCCAACAGCTATTCCAGCGATTGGACCGACTCCGCGCTTCGCCGCTTCATCCGCGAAGCAGGAGAAGAGCTCCCGGCGCTCATCGCCCTCTGCCGCGCCGACGTGACCAGCGCTCGTCCGGCGCGGGTGGAGGCAGCCCGCGCGCGCGCCGATGAGCTGGAAGCTCGGGTCGCTGAACTGATGGCGCGCGAGGATGTGGCCAAGCTCGACAGCCCGCTCGATGGGAATGAACTGATGGCGATCTTCGGGCGCGGACCGGGCCGCTGGATCGGGGAAGTGAAGCGCTACTTGCTTGAACTGGTGCTGGACGGCACCCTCGCGCCGGACGATAAGACGCGGGCGGAAGAGCTCGCGCGCGCCTTCCTCGCCGAGCGAGACCCCGCGGCCGCCGGCGCGCCCGAGTCTGTGCCCTCATGA